The following are encoded together in the Phormidium ambiguum IAM M-71 genome:
- a CDS encoding class I SAM-dependent methyltransferase produces the protein MSIDLGKSTNKGTALLKLAHQFQENPLFKDDYLSWFFDESIVRYWQENPLNLDIEPTDEDEVFQRIAYWYIVLREKHGDEAIAFAIASGCQQLLLLGSGYDTRFFRLPCIQKNSIVTFEIDLPKTIEDKHKCLIKKLGTIPPNLSLVPLDFNNDNLSQISEYGFDNQLPTIYVWQGVSYYLPQESISHFLDFIKSQMTSSSVFVFDCCSPWMTFKNDRIPGIISHVDKLKKIGEPYLFGMESDEMANWLMNQGFRDLEIWQQDDLEAQYLGRRTLPNNMWYVVSAKV, from the coding sequence ATGAGTATCGATCTGGGTAAGTCAACTAATAAGGGAACTGCTTTGTTGAAGTTAGCTCACCAATTTCAGGAAAATCCTCTTTTCAAAGATGATTATCTGAGTTGGTTTTTTGATGAATCTATCGTGCGTTATTGGCAAGAAAATCCTCTCAATTTAGATATTGAACCGACAGACGAAGATGAGGTGTTTCAAAGGATAGCTTATTGGTATATTGTTCTGAGGGAAAAGCATGGAGACGAAGCGATCGCTTTTGCGATCGCATCAGGATGTCAACAACTCCTGTTACTTGGTTCTGGATACGATACTAGATTTTTTCGTTTACCTTGCATTCAAAAAAACTCTATTGTCACTTTTGAAATAGATTTACCTAAAACAATTGAAGATAAACATAAATGTTTAATCAAAAAATTAGGTACAATTCCGCCAAATTTATCACTTGTTCCTCTCGATTTCAATAATGATAACCTCAGCCAGATTTCCGAGTATGGTTTTGACAACCAACTTCCTACGATTTATGTGTGGCAAGGAGTCAGTTATTACTTACCTCAAGAAAGTATTTCTCATTTTTTGGACTTTATCAAATCTCAGATGACATCTAGTTCAGTCTTTGTGTTTGATTGTTGTTCACCTTGGATGACTTTTAAAAACGATCGCATTCCCGGCATCATTTCCCATGTGGATAAACTCAAGAAAATTGGTGAACCCTACCTCTTTGGAATGGAAAGCGATGAAATGGCAAATTGGTTGATGAATCAAGGATTTCGAGATCTTGAAATTTGGCAACAAGACGATTTAGAAGCACAATATTTGGGCAGGCGAACTTTACCAAATAATATGTGGTATGTCGTCAGCGCTAAAGTTTGA
- a CDS encoding type II toxin-antitoxin system VapC family toxin, producing the protein MRILIDTNVVLDFLQERQPFVENAARIFERIDTGEIEGFIAATTITNIYYIVRRATGAVVAQNAIIQVMTDLNICAVDRDVIEQAIALNFRDFEDAVQYVCGVVHCVDAIVTRDKSGFIGAEIPVVLPEELDTIISSKA; encoded by the coding sequence ATGCGAATTCTGATTGATACCAATGTAGTTCTTGACTTTTTACAAGAACGACAGCCGTTTGTGGAAAATGCGGCGAGAATATTTGAGCGTATTGATACTGGAGAGATTGAGGGATTTATTGCGGCAACAACAATCACTAATATCTATTACATTGTCCGTAGAGCAACAGGAGCAGTAGTAGCTCAAAATGCAATCATCCAAGTTATGACAGATCTAAACATTTGTGCTGTGGATCGAGATGTAATTGAACAAGCAATAGCACTGAATTTTCGTGATTTTGAGGATGCAGTGCAGTACGTTTGTGGAGTAGTGCATTGTGTAGATGCGATAGTAACTCGTGATAAATCTGGGTTTATCGGTGCAGAAATTCCAGTAGTATTGCCTGAAGAGCTTGATACTATAATTAGCAGTAAAGCCTAA
- a CDS encoding DUF2281 domain-containing protein, translating into MTIRDSAIAKLQQLPEPLLQEVSDFIDFISQKYLAKTAESQTEEKLIEVKQETPPKLKRGNLSRLRGIAKSSAATDDSDSKDDYVSYLTEKYK; encoded by the coding sequence ATGACTATTCGTGATAGTGCGATCGCCAAATTACAACAACTTCCCGAACCACTCTTACAAGAAGTGAGTGATTTCATCGATTTTATTAGCCAAAAATATCTTGCCAAAACTGCTGAAAGTCAGACTGAAGAAAAGCTTATCGAAGTAAAACAAGAAACTCCGCCAAAATTAAAACGGGGAAATCTATCTCGACTGCGAGGCATCGCCAAAAGTTCAGCAGCTACAGATGATTCTGATTCCAAAGACGATTATGTTAGCTACCTCACCGAGAAGTATAAGTAA
- a CDS encoding LL-diaminopimelate aminotransferase: MATINDNYLKLKAGYLFPEIARRVNAFAEANPDAKIIRLGIGDVTEPLPEACRTAMIKAVEEMGDRNTFKGYGPEQGYAWLREKIAANDFQARGCEVDASEIFISDGSKCDTGNILDIFGNDNIIAVTDPVYPVYVDTNVMAGHTGEASEKGEFAGLVYLPITAENNFTASLPTEKVDLIYLCFPNNPTGAVATKEHLKAWVDYAKANNAIIFYDAAYEAFITDENIPHSIYEIEGARDCAIEFRSFSKTAGFTGTRCAFTVVPKTLTAKAADGSDVELWKLWNRRQSTKFNGVSYIVQKGAEAVYSEAGKAQVKALVSFYLENARIIREQLTSAGIAVYGGVNAPYVWLKTPNNLSSWDFFDKLLHTCNVVGTPGSGFGAAGEGYFRISAFNSRENVEEAMKRITEKFKV, encoded by the coding sequence ATGGCAACCATCAACGACAACTACTTGAAGCTGAAAGCTGGATATCTATTTCCCGAAATTGCGCGACGAGTCAATGCTTTTGCCGAAGCTAATCCTGATGCGAAAATTATTCGATTAGGTATTGGTGACGTTACCGAACCTTTGCCGGAAGCTTGCCGCACAGCTATGATTAAAGCTGTGGAAGAAATGGGCGATCGCAACACATTTAAGGGATATGGCCCCGAACAAGGTTATGCTTGGTTAAGAGAGAAAATCGCAGCTAACGACTTCCAAGCGAGAGGATGCGAAGTAGACGCTTCGGAAATCTTCATTTCTGACGGTTCAAAGTGCGATACTGGCAACATTCTCGACATTTTTGGCAATGACAATATTATTGCAGTCACCGATCCAGTTTATCCCGTTTATGTAGATACTAACGTGATGGCGGGACACACGGGCGAGGCAAGTGAAAAAGGCGAATTTGCAGGTTTAGTTTATTTACCAATCACCGCCGAAAATAACTTTACCGCTTCACTTCCTACGGAAAAAGTCGATCTAATTTATCTCTGTTTTCCTAATAATCCCACAGGTGCAGTTGCGACCAAAGAACATTTAAAAGCTTGGGTTGATTATGCCAAAGCTAATAATGCGATCATTTTCTATGATGCAGCTTATGAGGCATTTATTACTGATGAAAATATACCCCATTCTATTTATGAAATAGAGGGGGCGCGGGATTGTGCGATCGAATTTCGTTCTTTCTCCAAAACCGCCGGATTTACCGGAACTCGTTGTGCATTCACAGTAGTACCAAAAACCTTAACCGCCAAAGCTGCCGACGGTTCCGATGTAGAATTATGGAAATTATGGAATCGTCGCCAATCAACTAAATTCAACGGCGTTTCTTACATCGTACAAAAAGGCGCAGAAGCAGTTTATTCCGAAGCAGGCAAAGCCCAAGTTAAGGCATTAGTCAGTTTTTATTTGGAAAATGCCCGGATTATCCGCGAACAATTAACATCAGCAGGAATTGCAGTTTATGGCGGAGTAAATGCCCCTTATGTTTGGCTAAAAACCCCAAATAATTTATCGAGTTGGGATTTCTTTGATAAACTGTTGCACACTTGCAATGTAGTAGGAACTCCCGGTTCTGGTTTCGGTGCAGCAGGTGAAGGTTATTTCCGTATTTCTGCTTTTAATAGTCGGGAAAATGTGGAAGAAGCGATGAAGCGAATTACCGAAAAGTTTAAGGTGTAG
- a CDS encoding glycosyltransferase, with protein MRKLYFLVPGTKGKFACGGLWAELKTVKLAQEICDANVVTYRQREKDQLFIDDILNSQNLEQGIFVISWGFDVSKLVSKLKGYNLIYHAHSAGYGFKIPANIPIITVSRNTLGYWGQQSPHSLIYYLPNQISDEFTNLGLSRDIDVLVQARKSSTYLINELIPALKKQCKVEVIESYVEDLPRVFNRAKVYLYDSAEYWAQQGVSEGFGLQPMEALACGCQVFSSVNGGLSDYLDPGFNCHKIAGYSKKYDIERILNVVNGSISITLPEQFFAEYRTENIIKRLQVILGEINQFFDRKPDNLTKIQDLTKMRIMQLNSQRIMNKVLKKVLG; from the coding sequence ATGCGAAAGCTGTATTTTTTAGTTCCGGGAACCAAAGGAAAATTTGCTTGCGGTGGACTTTGGGCAGAATTAAAAACTGTGAAGTTAGCCCAGGAAATTTGTGATGCTAATGTTGTGACTTACCGCCAAAGGGAAAAAGACCAACTGTTTATTGATGATATATTAAATAGTCAAAATTTAGAGCAAGGTATTTTCGTAATCAGTTGGGGATTTGATGTTTCCAAACTCGTTAGTAAATTGAAAGGTTATAACTTAATTTATCATGCTCATAGTGCAGGTTATGGTTTTAAGATTCCCGCCAATATTCCCATTATCACTGTGAGCAGGAATACTCTAGGTTATTGGGGACAACAATCTCCTCATTCGTTAATTTACTATTTACCTAATCAAATTTCTGATGAGTTTACGAATTTAGGCTTATCACGAGATATTGATGTTTTAGTGCAAGCGAGAAAATCCTCAACTTATTTAATTAATGAATTAATTCCTGCTTTAAAAAAGCAGTGTAAAGTGGAGGTTATTGAGTCTTATGTAGAAGATTTACCTAGAGTTTTTAATCGAGCTAAAGTTTATTTATATGATTCTGCTGAATATTGGGCGCAACAGGGGGTAAGTGAGGGTTTTGGATTACAACCAATGGAAGCACTTGCTTGCGGTTGTCAAGTTTTTTCTAGCGTAAATGGTGGACTTTCGGATTATTTAGACCCTGGTTTTAATTGTCATAAAATTGCTGGATATTCTAAGAAATACGATATAGAAAGGATTTTAAATGTAGTCAATGGTTCAATTAGTATTACATTACCAGAACAGTTTTTTGCAGAATATAGAACGGAAAATATTATTAAAAGATTACAAGTGATTTTAGGGGAAATTAATCAGTTTTTCGATCGAAAACCAGATAATTTGACTAAGATTCAAGATTTAACAAAAATGCGAATTATGCAGCTAAATAGTCAAAGGATAATGAATAAGGTTTTAAAAAAGGTGTTGGGTTAA
- a CDS encoding 5-formyltetrahydrofolate cyclo-ligase, producing the protein MIDRTKTAWSGYNLEKDELRSEIWSLLKQEKATINDPFGHIPNFVGAEKAAKNLAELPVWQQAKTIKCNPDSPQIAVRLQALKEGKRLYMAVPKLTNTRCFVELTAEHLRQCNVKLEEGAIARQALKLGKLVSFTEMQPIDLVIVGCVAVTRDGGRTGKGAGFADLELAMLQTFGLIDSNIPIVTTVHPLQIVPDSLLPMQTHDWSLDWIINSEDVIKTNSNYTRPTGLNWDIIRAEQYQKIPILKHLKKQLKP; encoded by the coding sequence ATGATCGATCGCACGAAGACAGCCTGGAGTGGCTATAATTTAGAAAAGGACGAATTAAGAAGCGAAATTTGGTCTTTGCTAAAACAAGAAAAAGCCACAATTAACGATCCTTTTGGGCATATTCCTAATTTTGTGGGTGCGGAAAAGGCGGCAAAAAATTTGGCGGAGTTACCAGTTTGGCAACAAGCAAAAACGATTAAATGTAATCCTGATTCCCCGCAAATTGCGGTAAGATTACAAGCTTTAAAAGAGGGAAAACGTTTGTATATGGCGGTTCCTAAGTTAACAAATACTCGCTGTTTTGTGGAGTTGACGGCAGAACATTTGCGTCAGTGTAATGTAAAATTGGAGGAAGGTGCGATCGCACGTCAAGCATTAAAATTGGGTAAATTAGTCAGTTTTACAGAAATGCAACCTATTGATTTAGTAATCGTAGGTTGTGTCGCAGTTACACGCGATGGCGGACGTACTGGAAAAGGCGCGGGATTTGCAGATTTAGAACTAGCAATGTTACAAACTTTTGGGTTAATAGATTCAAATATTCCCATTGTTACTACAGTTCATCCATTACAAATTGTCCCAGATTCTCTGTTGCCCATGCAAACACATGATTGGTCACTTGATTGGATTATTAATTCTGAAGATGTAATTAAAACTAATTCTAACTATACTCGTCCCACTGGTTTAAATTGGGATATTATTCGCGCTGAACAATATCAGAAAATACCTATATTGAAACACTTAAAAAAGCAATTAAAACCCTAA
- a CDS encoding circadian clock KaiB family protein, producing the protein MEKEDVKKIAKIFNKPVVNQITDERYCFRLYITGNTPNSVRAVRNIKKIAEKYFPDNYELEVIDVYEKPEQLLSDNIVAIPTLIKDAPLPVKRLVGDLSNTKKVLTSLGISLKNKESQYNQLSDDW; encoded by the coding sequence ATGGAAAAAGAAGACGTAAAAAAAATAGCCAAAATCTTTAATAAGCCTGTAGTTAACCAAATAACGGATGAACGTTACTGTTTTCGCTTATACATTACAGGAAATACACCAAATTCCGTTCGGGCTGTCAGAAACATAAAAAAAATTGCGGAAAAATATTTTCCTGATAACTATGAATTAGAAGTAATAGATGTTTATGAAAAACCCGAACAACTATTATCAGACAATATAGTTGCTATTCCCACTTTGATTAAAGATGCACCATTACCTGTAAAAAGATTAGTCGGGGATTTATCTAATACTAAAAAAGTGTTGACTTCTTTAGGAATTTCTTTAAAAAACAAAGAATCGCAATATAATCAATTATCTGATGATTGGTAA